The following are from one region of the Deltaproteobacteria bacterium genome:
- the atpD gene encoding F0F1 ATP synthase subunit beta codes for MQVGKVAQIIGPVVDIEFRGVELPPILGAVKITNPSIDDREENLVVEVAQHLGDEIVRCVAMDTTDGLVRGMKAAYYGEQITMPVGRETLGRILNVVGMPVDEMGPVVTKLRYPIHRPAPSFSEQSTAMEPFETGIKVVDLLAPYLKGGKIGLFGGAGVGKTVIIMELIHNVAREHGGFSVFAGVGERTREGNDLWLEMKQSKVLEKTALIYGQMTEPPGARARVGLSALTAAEYFRDEEGQDVLLFIDNIFRFTQAGSEVSALLGRMPSAVGYQPTLATEMGELQERITSTKRGSITSVQAIYVPADDLTDPAPATTFAHLDATTVLSRQIVELGIYPAVDPLDSTSRILDPLILGEEHYQVARRVQYILQKYKDLQDIIAILGMDELSEEDKLTVSRARKIQRFLSQPFFVAQEFTGTPGTYVKIKDTVRGFKELVEGKYDHLPEQAFYMVGTIEDAVAKAERLGAIG; via the coding sequence ATTCAGGTTGGAAAAGTGGCTCAGATCATCGGGCCAGTGGTGGACATTGAGTTCAGGGGAGTGGAATTACCCCCTATTCTCGGCGCGGTTAAAATTACCAACCCCAGCATCGATGATCGGGAGGAAAACTTGGTGGTAGAAGTAGCCCAACACTTGGGCGACGAAATTGTCCGCTGTGTGGCCATGGATACAACCGATGGGTTGGTCCGCGGCATGAAAGCCGCCTATTACGGCGAGCAGATCACCATGCCGGTGGGCCGGGAGACTTTAGGCCGGATTTTGAATGTCGTGGGAATGCCGGTGGATGAAATGGGACCCGTAGTCACGAAATTACGTTACCCGATCCACCGCCCGGCCCCGTCTTTTTCTGAGCAGTCCACCGCCATGGAACCGTTCGAAACGGGGATTAAAGTGGTTGACCTGCTGGCCCCCTATCTAAAAGGCGGGAAGATCGGGCTCTTCGGGGGAGCCGGGGTCGGCAAGACGGTAATCATCATGGAATTGATCCATAACGTGGCCAGGGAGCACGGAGGATTTTCGGTTTTCGCCGGCGTGGGAGAACGCACCCGCGAAGGGAATGACCTCTGGTTAGAAATGAAACAGTCGAAGGTTCTGGAAAAGACTGCCCTAATCTACGGACAAATGACCGAGCCCCCGGGGGCGCGGGCGCGCGTAGGGCTTTCGGCCCTGACCGCCGCTGAGTATTTCCGGGATGAAGAGGGGCAAGATGTACTGTTGTTCATCGATAACATCTTTCGCTTCACCCAGGCCGGCTCGGAAGTCTCCGCCCTTTTGGGTCGAATGCCTTCCGCCGTGGGTTACCAGCCGACCCTGGCTACGGAAATGGGAGAATTACAGGAACGCATCACTTCCACCAAACGTGGATCCATCACTTCGGTTCAGGCGATTTATGTGCCGGCAGACGACCTCACCGACCCTGCGCCGGCGACCACTTTCGCCCATTTAGACGCCACGACCGTCCTTTCCCGGCAGATCGTCGAGTTGGGCATTTACCCGGCCGTGGACCCCTTGGATTCTACCTCCCGCATCCTGGATCCGTTAATCCTGGGGGAGGAGCATTACCAGGTTGCCCGCAGAGTTCAATATATTCTTCAGAAATACAAGGACCTTCAAGATATCATCGCGATCCTGGGAATGGATGAGCTTTCTGAAGAAGATAAACTCACCGTTTCCCGGGCCCGGAAGATTCAACGATTTCTTTCCCAACCGTTCTTCGTAGCCCAGGAGTTCACCGGAACGCCAGGAACCTATGTGAAAATCAAAGATACAGTCCGGGGGTTTAAGGAACTGGTGGAAGGGAAATATGACCATCTTCCCGAACAGGCCTTTTATATGGTGGGAACGATCGAGGATGCCGTGGCCAAAGCCGAGCGCTTAGGGGCCATAGGCTAA
- a CDS encoding F0F1 ATP synthase subunit epsilon — protein sequence MDKSFLLEIVTPYGLVVSSKVEEAYIAGSQGDFGVLPGHIPFLTSLRIGELHYRRDKEIHFLAINRGFAEVTPTRTTILTDTAEPAEEIDTERAQTAKTRAEEGLKKLSKDDPAYLKEMEAWERARVRLRIAEKTPRK from the coding sequence ATGGATAAGTCTTTTCTCTTGGAAATTGTTACCCCCTACGGGTTGGTGGTTAGCTCGAAGGTTGAGGAAGCCTATATCGCCGGGAGCCAGGGGGATTTTGGGGTCCTTCCCGGCCATATCCCTTTCCTTACTTCTCTCCGCATCGGAGAATTGCACTACCGGAGGGACAAGGAAATTCATTTTCTGGCTATTAATCGTGGCTTTGCAGAGGTCACTCCCACAAGAACGACCATTCTAACGGATACGGCGGAGCCAGCTGAGGAGATCGACACCGAACGGGCCCAAACCGCCAAGACCCGGGCGGAGGAAGGGCTTAAGAAGCTTTCCAAGGATGACCCGGCATACCTGAAGGAAATGGAAGCATGGGAGCGGGCCCGGGTGAGGCTGCGAATCGCCGAGAAAACTCCTCGGAAATAG